A stretch of the Chanos chanos chromosome 1, fChaCha1.1, whole genome shotgun sequence genome encodes the following:
- the prdm8b gene encoding PR domain zinc finger protein 8b has translation MEESSSQKLVWDGDAKAMQQCLTDIFTSVYTTCDIPENAIFGPCVLSHTSLYDSIAFIALKSTDKRTAPYIFRVDTSAANSSSEGLMWLRLVQSARDRDEQNLEAYVKNGQLFYRSLRRIEKDEELLVWYGKDLIELLLLSSGRTQIKSKGSPPYLCPDCSQRFQFEFPLLAHLRFRCTKRLQSLTNADDESKDNGDHPSVPPTRSSPKLGRSDCFSSPQDGKPSTDFHNLARDLENNRTSAPSDKEAEISSESSGKRKFSEMEGSRSSGLPQTLKSKEELANSAQQYRGAYGLEETRRAFSPAGSEPGETKRSAFTEVKKSPQGLKNSAKNLSSNVENKEAGRPGSNPSEKHLNIRQVLGETQPPQSRMEGSSVGSAFTSVPQQGSTAERKSAFSQPSRSFSQLSPLVMTPKLLPGVDCHPAVGDTVSSSRLYQADHLAAKLQGSELGSNCPVPGGMAKQSPFLYATAFWPKTSGPIQLQMPSALTLLPPSFTSLCLPAQNWCAKCNASFRMTSDLVYHMRSHHKKEYAMEPLVKRRREEKLKCPICNESFRERHHLSRHMTSHN, from the exons ATGGAGGAATCCAGTTCCCAAAAACTGGTGTGGGACGGCGATGCCAAAGCGATGCAACAGTGTTTAACGGATATATTCACCAGCGTTTACACCACCTGCGACATTCCAGAAAACGCCATTTTTGGGCCATGTGTTCTGAGTCATACCTCCCTGTATGACAGCATCGCCTTTATCGCCCTCAAATCAACAGATAAGCGGACGGCGCCTTACATATTCAGG GTGGACACGTCAGCCGCCAACAGCTCCTCAGAGGGCCTGATGTGGCTGCGGCTAGTTCAGTCGGCGCGGGACAGAGATGAACAAAACCTGGAGGCCTACGTGAAGAACGGCCAGCTCTTCTACAGGTCCCTCAGAAGAATCGAAAAGGACGAGGAACTACTGGTGTGGTACGGGAAAGACCTGATAGAACTGCTGCTACTGAGTTCCGGAAGAACACAGATAAAAAGCAAAG GATCTCCACCCTACTTGTGTCCAGACTGCAGCCAGCGATTCCAGTTTGAGTTTCCTCTGCTTGCTCACCTGAGATTTCGCTGCACCAAGAGATTACAGAGCCTCACCAACGCAGACGATGAGAGTAAAGACAACGGCGACCACCCCAGCGTGCCCCCTACCAGGTCTAGCCCAAAGCTGGGCAGGTCGGACTGCTTCTCCAGCCCCCAGGATGGCAAACCGTCAACAGACTTCCACAACCTAGCCAGGGACCTGGAGAACAACAGAACCAGTGCGCCCTCTGACAAGGAGGCCGAGATCTCGAGTGAGAGTTCTGGAAAGCGGAAGTTCTCCGAGATGGAGGGCAGCAGGAGTAGCGGGCTTCCTCAGACTCTCAAGTCTAAGGAGGAGCTGGCCAACTCGGCGCAGCAGTACCGTGGAGCGTACGGGTTGGAGGAGACGAGGCGGGCTTTCTCCCCTGCCGGCTCCGAGCCAGGAGAAACCAAACGGAGCGCTTTCACGGAGGTCAAGAAATCCCCTCAGGGCCTGAAGAACAGCGCCAAGAACCTGAGCTCCAACGTGGAGAACAAAGAGGCAGGGAGGCCCGGTAGCAACCCCAGCGAGAAGCACCTGAACATCAGGCAGGTTCTAGGAGAGACGCAGCCGCCCCAATCCCGTATGGAGGGCTCCTCCGTGGGCAGCGCCTTCACGTCCGTCCCCCAGCAGGGAAGCACGGCCGAGAGGAAGAGCGCCTTCAGCCAGCCTTCCCGATCCTTCTCCCAGCTCTCCCCGCTTGTGATGACGCCCAAGCTGCTGCCAGGGGTGGACTGCCACCCAGCTGTGGGGGACACGGTTTCGTCGAGCAGGCTTTACCAGGCGGACCACCTGGCCGCCAAGCTCCAGGGCTCCGAGCTGGGCAGCAACTGCCCCGTACCGGGTGGCATGGCCAAACAGAGTCCGTTCCTGTACGCCACGGCGTTCTGGCCGAAGACGTCGGGACCCATCCAGCTGCAGATGCCCTCGGCCCTGACGCTGCTGCCGCCCTCTTTCACGTCCCTCTGTCTGCCCGCCCAGAACTGGTGCGCCAAGTGCAACGCGTCTTTTCGGATGACCTCCGACCTGGTCTACCACATGCGGTCACACCACAAAAAGGAGTACGCCATGGAACCCCTGGTCAAACGCCGGCGGGAGGAGAAACTAAAATGCCCGATCTGTAACGAGTCGTTTCGAGAGCGACATCACCTCTCGCGTCACATGACCTCCCATAACTGA